Part of the Sulfuriflexus mobilis genome is shown below.
TCTTTGCGGCAGGGTTGATCATTTGAATTCATAGGCTCGGGCACCGCCATGACACGCATCATATTCTATAGTGCACTCATTCAGGCAATAGAGAAGCTCTATTGCAGGCTTACGCTGAGAAGATTACATCGGCGGATGAATAGCTATCACAAGCAGAGCAGTTATAGCATGAAATCCTATGCAACCGATATCAAGTCGCCATTGCTGGAGTGTGTTAATGGGATCCGTGACAATCCCGCTGGCGACACTGAATCGCCCCATATCCTGGATTATTCAATTTTGAAAAACATGACGGCTAAGCCGCACATAGCCGAAGAACATATGAACGTCGAAGTACATATGATTAATAAAGAGAATGTCGGAGAATTATCCAGGTATTTCAAGGAAAAAAGTAACGTGGCCAGGTTTCCATCTGGTATTGAAGAAAAGCTGCAGCACAGTACCTGGGAAAATATTCATGCGGCGATCAGGTATGCCAAGCAGGGTGACGAGCGCAAGGCGAGAATACATGTCGATATTGCCAGCAGTGCCTGCAAGGAACTGGCGCACTTTATGAATGAGGCGGTTTACACAGCATTCATAATAGATATTGAGAAGCATCTGGATGCGGTAAAATAAAAAAGATTTGCAAAGAATCGATCGCAAGCCAATCCTGCGCCTGCCAGGATTAAGGCAAATCAATATAAAAACCCAAATGCAATAGACAAAAATCCGTCTAAAGCACCGTCATGTCCGAGGATAAATATGACAAAGGCAATGACTAAAGGCACTCACCACATAGGCCTTACCGTATCGAAGCTTGAAGAAAGCGCAGCATTTTTCACCTCACTTCTTGGCTGGAAGGAAGTGAAAAGAAATAATGAATACCCAGCTATATTTGTAAGTGACGGTAGTATCATGGTTACGCTCTGGAAAAACCAAGAACAACCTCCTGCAGCGTTTGATAAGAATAGCAATATTGGCTTGCACCATGTTGCGTTTGCGGTTGAGAGCGAATCTGATCTAAGCAGAGTTTATGACAAGCTGGTGAAGAATGATGTGAAAATAGAGTTTTCTCCCGAATTGATAGGGGAAGGGCCGGCAAAACATATGATCTGCTATGAACCAAGTGGGATTAGGGTGGAATTTACATGGCCTGGTTGTTGATGGGGGAATTGAAAACGGTCATTCTAAGACACTAAAACAGCATGCCGGATAAAGAAATATTATTGGTTTATGATAAAGAGTGCCCTGTATGCAATAATTATTGCCAGCGGCTGCGGATACGTGAGGCCGCAGGTGAATTAAAACTGGTTGATGCCCGGGAGCCGGGTGAAATCATGGATGAAATAACGGCGTATGGATTGGATATTGATCAGGGCATGGTTCTGAAAATGGGCGACGCCCTCTATTACGGTGCAGATGCCATCCACATGTTGTCTCTTATAGGCAGCCCTTCCGGGTTATTTAACCGGCTGAATTATTGGCTGTTTCGTTCCAAGGCCGTATCTAAGACACTTTATCCCGTGCTTAGATTGTTTAGAAATGTATTATTAAAGTTGCTCGGCCGGACAAAGATCAACAATCTGCAAGTGGACGGGGATGATAAATTTTAGTAATACAACGGCTTGCATGTCATTGCGGCCTGGCCACGATTAAGCGCATTATTCTCGGCTATGTTGCACATGCTTAAACTGTTGCTACCTGCCTTATTGCCTTCCTGGCGCTTCTTTGATGTTATCGCGCCCTCACCACGTGTCCAGTTCACGCTGCTGGGTGCGGAAGATGAAACGCCGCGTGAATGGCATGAATTTCGCCCGCGCCCGGCACAGCTATCATTCCTGCACATGCTGGGGCGCATGTTCTGGAATCCGCAATGGAATGAATCACTGTTTATGGTCAGTTGTGCTGAACGCCTCATGGAATACCCAATGCGGCACAGTGAAGATGAAATATTAAACCGTATTATACAAGAGGTCATGGCCAGGGGCGCGCATGACGAGGTGAAGGCGGCAACACATCTGCAATTTCGCCTGTTACGGGTGCGGCGACAAGGCTCACAGTTGCAAGAAGAGGTTGCTTTCCATTCACGTATCCAGCCATTACCGGTACGGGAGGCAGCGTGAGTCTCGATATGGCCATCCGCCTGACGGAAATATTGATGGGCTTTGCCTTTGCCCAGCAGAGTATCGAGCACCTCATGGCACAGGCTGGCGAACGTCGCCTGTTTATCCCGCGTCTGCTGCTGGCCGTATTGCTCATTATCGGCTTCCAGACAGCCTGGGTGGCAGTTTTATTGCTACTGCTGGGTTTAGCGATTCTGCAACGTTTCCAGGGCCCCTATAATGGCGGTGCCGATCGCATGAGCTTGCTGATACTGTGTTGCCTATGCCTGGTGTACGTTGCCCCCACACCACTCTGGCAGGAGATGGCCTTTGGTTATCTCGCCTTACAACTGGTCTTGTCGTATTTTATTTCAGGGTGGGTAAAGGTGGTGAACCCGGAGTGGCGCAGTGGCCGTGCCTTGTGCGATGTCTTCCAATTCTCGGCCTACCCTGTGAGTGAATCCATACGACAGTGGTCAACATCACCACGCTTGCTTTTTTCCATGTCCTGGGGCGTGATGCTGTTTGAATTACTCTTTCCCCTTTCGCTGCTCTCAACAACCAGTCTGGGCATCGCACTAATCCTTGCCAGTGGCTTCCATTTTGCAAACGCCTGCCTGTTTGGCCTGAATCGTTTTTTCTGGATATGGATCGCCGCCTATCCATCAATACTCTGGTTTCAACAACGCATTTTTCAATAAGCTGGAGGCCGGGCAACTAGCATCCTGGAAATCCTGCCTAAGGGCACTTTTGTTTTTCTTGCAGGTTGTATGCAGCAATAAGCAATCATAGAATATCAATCATAGTAACGGGTTAGAGGCTTATTTTCTCCATGTCTGAGTTGTCTCTATTTATTATGACGGTGGGTTAACATCACGACTTACGCTGCATCGTATTACTTATTAATCAACAGTATTGCAATGATGGCTGTCAGGATAAATGAGACGCCTTTCCAGAAAAGCACTGGATTACGTTCCATTAATGGTGGGCGTGTCCTGTTTAGGAATTCTTTATTCGGATGGCGCAGGTCAAACAGGAACTCGGATAGTTCTTCGTAACGTTTGTAGGGATCCGGATGCACGGCCTTTCTCAGTGTCTCGTCGAACCAAGCGGGGATCTCGCGTTCGTCATCGAGTACCGAGTTATAGGCTAATTTTCTTTGTGCGGCCTTTGTTCGCGCTCTTGCTGCGTGAGCGCCATAGGGCAGCCTGCCGGATAACATTTGATAGGCAATCACCGCGAGTGAAAACATATCTGAGCGCGGTGTGCCGGGCTCGCCGAGAAAATATTCCGGGGCGGTATATTGGGCCGTGCCGAGAATGTTGTTTTGTTCGATGGGGCTGGTGATTTCCATCAGGCCGGCGACCCGGGTTGAACCAAAGTCGATGATCTTCACCGTGCCGGTGCTGTCGATCATGATGTTTTCCGGCCTCAGGTCCTGATGCAGCATTTCCATGCGGTGAAAGGCGAACAGGCCTCGGGCAATTTGTTCAATGATTCCACGCGCGGTTTCAACATCGGGTTTCGGATGGTCTATCATCCACTGCGTTAATGTCTGGCCATCAATAAATTCGGTGACGATGTAGAAATAGTTACGTTGTCGGGTCTGTGCACAGGGTTTTAGTACATGCGCACTGTTTATGCGCCGGGCGATCCATTCTTCCATTAAAAAACGTTCGAGATAGGCCGGGTCATCCCGAAGGTCAATGGAGGGGGTTTTTATGATGACCTGGCTGTCTGTTTCCGTATCAACCGCCAGGTAAATATGACTGCGACTGCTGGCATGTACCTCGCGGATAATCTGGTAGCCATCAAAGCTTGATCTTGCTTCTAATATCGGTGGAAAGGGTAGTTCGGTTAATTGCTGAAAAATCTCATTGGCATCCTGCTTGGGCAAATCATCGACTCTAATAATTTGTGTAGTGAGGTTGTCCGTGCTGCCTTTCTCGTAGGCCCCGGCCACGATAACCTTCGCCGCCGCATCCAGATCAGCTTCATTCTCATTGATGGCCTTGATGATGAAGGTCGAATCGGCATATTCATACACCCCATCAGTGACCAGCAAGAATATATCGCCCTTGTCTATCGGCAGTGCCTGATAATCAATCTCAAGTTGCTGATTAATGCCCAGGGCCCGGCTGAGGTAGCTTTTATCCGACGAAATCCAGTGTCGATGGTCTTCGGTTAACGGCTCTAAGATATCACCGCGTAGTCGGTAGACCCGTGAATCACCGATATGAAGAATATGCGCGGTTGTCGATTTGATAACGATGGCGCTCAAGGTACAGACATAGCCCCTGTCTTTATCGTAACGATGCAGGCTCTGCTGGGTTTGTGAATGCAGCCAGGAGTTGGTGGCCATCAGTACACACTGTGCAGACTTCCTGACCGACCAGGTTTCTGAGGTGCTAAAATAATCTTCTAAAAAACCTTTTACAGCGGCTTCGCTGGCAATTTGACTGACATCACTACTACTGATCCCGTCAGCCAGGGCAATGGCAATGCCTTTTGAGGTCAAAAGGGGGTCTTTGGGTATATAAACACCATGAAAATCCTGATTGATTTCCTTGCGACCCTTGTCAGAGTGTTGTCCTACGGATATTTTTAATCGACTGGACATATATTTTATGCCTAAAGCGCCTCAGCCAGCATGACTGGCTGAGGCCCGGTTGGTTTCATACCGTAGTATAAGGCGAAGCGGAGTGTTTTACTTTAATTTGCGAAAAAAATATCTCAGTAACTCTTGTAAGGAAGAAACTTGCCGCTCATCGTGATATTAACGCGGTCGCCATTGGGATCAGCTTCACGCTTAAGATCCATATTGAAATCGATGGCGCTCATAATACCGTCACCGAACTCTTCGTGGATCAGCTCTTTAAAGGTGGTGCCATAGACGTTGACCAGTTCGTAAAAACGGTAAATCAGCGGGTCGGTCGGAATGGCGGTAGGCAGCGAGCCTTTATAAGGAACGACCTGTAGTTGTTCAATCGCTTCGGCGGGTAATTCCAGCATGCCCCCGATGGTCGCCGCCTGTTCGGCGTTAAGTGTCATCTGCCCGAGCAGGGCGGCAGTTGTCCATTCCTTGCTCAGCCCAATGGATTCCGCCAGTTGCGGCCAGGTGAGTTGTTTACGTAATTTTTGCGTGATAACCAGTTCGGTAACTTCGTTGCGAGTCATGGTGAGCTCCTTTATAAATTAATACGAATTGTTAAAAAACCTCAGCCACCAATTAAGTGACTGAAGTTTATTGTTTTAATATTGATTAATTTTATACAGAACGGTTTGGACTTGTTTTTACGTGAGTGTAATACAGCGGAAGTCCTACAAAAAGTAAACCACCCGCCAGGTTGCCCAAAACAGTCGGGATTTCATTCCAGATGAAATAGTCAGAGATCGTAAATCCACCACCCATAATCATAGAGAATGGGAATAAAAACATATTAACAATTGAGTGCTCAAAGCCCATAAAGAAGAACAGCATCACCGGCATCCACATCGCCATTATCTTGCCACTTGCAGAGCTTGAGATCATGGCACCGACAACACCCATAGAAACCATCCAGTTACATAACATGCCGCGGATGAAAATCGTAATCCACCCTTCGAGGCCATGTGATTTATAACCCAGAGTTCTGGATTCACCAATGCTGCCTACTTTTGCGGCAAGCGCTCCGCCATCAGTGTTGTATCCATACGTCAGGATAAACGACATCATGAAGGCGACGGTCAGTGCGCCGGCAAAATTGCCGAGAAAGACGAGTCCCCAGTTTCGAAATACCTGGCTAACGGTGACGCCCGGTCTTTTATCAAAGAGGGCGAGCGGTACCAAGGTAAATACTCCGGTAAGCAGGTCAAATTTCATTAAATACAGCATAATGAACCCAACCGGGAAAAGGATCGCACCCGTTAGAGGCGAGCCGGTTTTAACCGCAACGGTGATAGCAAATACAGCGGCAAGTCCTAACGTCGCACCGGCCATAAAAGCACGAATCAACGTGTCCTTTGTCGACATATAAACTTTGGATTCTCCCGCGTCCACCATCTTGGTGACAAACTCTGTAGGTTCTAAGTAAGACATATTACTTCCTCTCTAATATCAAGATTAATGCGCGTGCATCATTTACGAGCTATTTTTATACGTATTCGTATACTGGTGAGGAGATTGCAATAGTGATGCCACATTAGGTGGCAGTATCTAACTTATTGTTATAATAATGATTTATATTAGTTGTGATGTTTTTTTCAAACTGGAGGCGGGGGTTTGGCACCATGTTAGTGCGGTGTGTTATCAAATTGGTGCAGGGCATATTAAGTAAAAGGTCTGCATAAGAAAATGCTAATGCTGGACTCGAGCTTCCGTAGTAATCATAAGGAAAGTGCTTGATTTTGGGTTGCGGCGGCGACACTCTTGAGCGTAAAGGGCAGAGGGGCGTGTCATTACATGAAGTACATCGTTTTCCAGATGAGCTTGGTTCTTTTCTCTGCGCCAATTCATGCCGAAACATTCCAGTGCCCGGATCAAACCATTCCTAAAGATGGCATGTGCCAGGATATTTGGGGTGCAGAAAATAACCCCCGCATTACTGGTAATGCAGATAAAATCAGCACTGCCAAACGCTATACAGATTATGCAAGCCCGCTGGGCAAAAACCTGCTTAAAAATTCAATGTTTTCTAATAAGCTGGTTGATTGGAAGGTACCTGTTGGAGCTAGCTGGGAGCCTAACCAGGGGGTTCTGCTTGGCGGTGCATTGGTTATTCAGGCCGAGATCCCCCCTGAGGATAAATATATCCACGAAACAACCGTAGAGCAGTGCGTGCTATTAGGGCCGGGTGATAAATTTCAATTAAAGGCACAATTTAAAGTAGAACAGGTTCTTACGGGTAAGCACGCTGAAAAAGCAGGCGTCGCCAATAGGGCAAATGTTATCTGGTATGAATCTACCGATTGCACCACGGGAGGTCAATATGGCTGGTTTATCGCGCCAAAAAATGAATACGGCTGGCAAAGTCTCATTGGACGTAGCTTGACGCCTGCATTCAAGGCCCGGGCGGCAAAGATAACCCTGGTTCAAAATGGACGTTATTCCCGAGGTTATAAAGGTTACTGGGATAATATTTCATTCGCGGCGAGTGAAATACTTGAACAATCTGATAACGAACCCAAGCAGCCGAACCCTGAATATACCCTGGCACTCAATGAAAACTATGTCAGGAATGGCGAGTTTGATAAAGACATGTCTTCCTGGCGTGGCTGGAAGGCAGGTTGGTCACTTGTCGGTAATACATCCCCTGGTTCGGCAAAAGTCAGCTTTGAAACAAAGGAGAGTGGCTTTGGAGCGGGTGCGCTCGATCAATGTGTGAATATTGGTCGCAACATGACGTTTGAGCTTGGCGCGAGTGTCAAAAAAGATGAATTGTCGACCCAGATGGGTGGGGGACGAATCAGGGTAAGCTGGAATGCAAAAGAAAATTGCACGGGCCGTTCAAAAACGGATGGTAAATCGGCGGATATAAATAAAGATGTGGATGGCTGGCAGCATTTGAAGGTGAAAGGCCTGGTTGCCCCCACAGACACCCATAGTGTGCATATTGAGCTAATCCAGTCGATTGCCGGGCCGGGAAGGTTTTCCGTGTATTGGGATGATGTGTATTTTAAAGCGGTTAGATAATAAATTAAAAATAGTTGCCAGGGAGAACTTAGAACCAGCAAGGCATCTCATCAAATATTTCCGGAATGAATCCCCTTCATTCCGGTCGCCTGGTTGTTAATATTGAATCTCGTAAATACGGTCTGATTTTCTATTAACCAAGCAGCTTTTCCAGAATCCGTTCATAACACGCTGACAGCGTATCCAGATCCTCAACACTCACACACTCATTCACTTTATGAATCGTCGCATTGCGCGGACCGAACTCGAGCACTTGTGTACCGGTCGGGGCGATGAAGCGGCCATCGGAGGTGCCGCCGGTGGTGGAGAGTTCCGTGTCGATGCCGATGACTTCCTTGATACTTTCACGCGTGGCATCGACCAGCGCGCCGGCGGCGGTCAAAAACGGGTTGCCAGAGAGTGTCCATTCAATTGTGTAATCCAGTTCATGCTTTTTCAGGATCGCCTCGACGCGTTCGCGTAAGGAGGTCTCGGTCTGCTCGGTGGAGAAGCGGAAGTTGAACACGACCTCGAGGTCACCGGGGATGACATTGGTCACACCGGTACCGGCATGGATGTTCGAGACCTGGAAACTGGTTGGCGGGAAGAACTCGTTACCATCGTCCCAGTGTTCGCTGGTCAGTTCTGCTAATGCGGCGGCGGCAAGGTGTACCGGGTTGGCGGCCAGTTGCGGGTAGGCGACATGCCCCTGGCTGCCGTGCACGGTCAGGGTCGCATTCAATGAGCCACGGCGGCCGTTCTTGATCACATCACCGATCTGGTTCGTCGCGGTCGGTTCACCGACGATGCAGTAATCCATTTTTTCATTTCTAGCTTCAAGCGTTTCTATGACCTTGACGGTGCCGTTGATACTTGGGCCTTCTTCATCACTCGTGATCAAAAAGGCGATCGAGCCCTTGTGATTTGGGTGATTGGCGACAAAGCGTTCACAGGCGGTGACCATGGCGGCGAGGCTGCCCTTCATGTCGGCGGCACCACGGGCAAACAGGTGGCCGTCACGGATCTCCGGTTTGAAGGGGTGGCTGTGCCAGTTGTCGAGCGGGCCGGTCGGTACGACGTCGGTGTGGCCTGCCAGACCGAGCAGCGGGGCGCTGTCGCCACGACGGGCCCAGAAGTTATCGACATCCTCGAAGTGCAGGCGCTCGACCTTGAAGCCGATGGCCTCAAGGCGGGCGATCATGACCTGCTGGCAGCCTTTGTCTTCCGGAGTGACCGAGTCGCGGGAGACCAGGTCAATGGCCAGTTCGAGGGTGTCTGAGTGTGACATCAGCTAAACAGTTCCTTATACATGGCTTCGCTAAAGCCGACATGGCGTTGCTTGCCCGTATCTAATACCGGGCGTTTGATGATGGCCGGTTCGGCGAGCATGATGGCGATGGCCTTTTTTTCATCAATGTTATCTTTTTTGGCATCAGGTAGTTTACGCCAGGTAGTGCCGCGTTTGTTCAGCAACACCTCCCAGCCGAGTTCCTTGACCCAGGCCTTGAGTTGTTTCTGATCCAGGCCATCTTTACGAAAGTCATGGAAGTCGAAGGCGATACCCTGCGCATCGAGCCACTTGCGGGCCTTGCGCACGGTATCGCAATTCGGGATGCCGTAGACGGTTGTCATTAAATGTCGCGCAGCAACTCGTTAATGCCGACCTTGCCGCGGGTCTTTTCATCGACCTGCTTGACGATCACGGCGCAGTACAGGCTGTAGCTGCCGTCTTTAGAAGGCAGGTTACCGGAAACGACCACGGAGCCGGCCGGGATGCGACCGTAGCTGACCTCACCGGTGGCGCGGTTGAAGATCTTGGTGCTCTGGCCGATGTAGACGCCCATCGAGATCACGGAACCCTCTTCGACAATGACACCTTCTACGACCTCGGAGCGGGCGCCGATAAAACAGTTGTCTTCAATGATGGTGGGCGCGGCCTGTACCGGCTCGAGGACGCCACCGATGCCGACACCTCCGGACAGATGCACGTTTTTGCCGATCTGCGCACAGGAACCGACCGTGGCCCAGGTATCGACCATGGTGCCGCTGTCGACGTAGGCGCCGATGTTGACGTAAGAGGGCATGAGCACGGTGCTCGGGGCGATGTAGGAACCGCGACGGGCGGTGGCCGGTGGCACGACACGCACGCCGGACTCGCGGAAGTCGCGTGAGTTGTAGTCGGCGTACTTGGACGGTACCTTGTCGTAATAGTTGGTGAAGCCGCCCTTCATGAAGTCGTTGTCTTCGATGCGGAACGATAACAGCACGGCCTTTTTCAGCCAGTCGTTGACGACCCAGTCGCCGCCTTTCTTTTCCGCGACGCGGGCTTCACCCGAGTCGAGCAGGTGGATGGCCTCCATCACGGCCTCTTTAACGTGCGTCTCGACGCTGCGTGGGGTGATGTCGGCGCGGCGTTCAAAGGCCTCGGTGATGATGTTCTGGATGTCGCTCATGTTCTTCTCCGTCAAAATTTGCGTTGTATTCTAACATGCCCGGCATACGTTGCAGGGCTGTAAATGGGTTCATATCAAGTGCTTTCTTTCGTCATTCCGGCGTGCTCTTGGCCGGAATCCATAAAGTGGTTACTGGATCCCGGTTAAAACCTTGCCGGGATGACGGCTAAGCAGGATTCAATATAGCTGCGGATGCGTTTTGCCGCATCGAGGCACTCATCGAGCGGCGCGACCAGCGCCATGCGCACGTAACCGGCACCGGGGTTGCCTGTCTCCGTATCGCGCGAGAGGAAACTGCCCGGTAGCACGGTGACGTTCTGGGTTTCGAACAGGCCACGGGTAAATTCGGTGTCGCTGTGGCTATCTGGCGTTCTTGCCCAGAGGTAAAAGGCCGCATCGGGCATTGTTACATCGAGCACCGGGCTGAGGATTTCCAGCACCGCGGCAAACTTCTCGCGATACAGTGCACGGTTGTGTTTGACGTGGGCCTCATCATCCCAGGCCGCGATGCTGGCGGCCTGGGTGGCTGGTGGCATGGCGCAGCCGTGGTAGGTGCGATACTTGAGAAACTGCTGGATGATCTGTTCATCCCCGGCGACAAATCCGCTGCGCAGGCCCGGCGCGTTGGAGCGCTTCGACAGGCTATGAAACACGATGCAGCGCGAGAAGTCTGCGCGGCCAAGTTGCGCAGCGACCTGCAGCAGGCCGAGCGGTGGCTGCGCCTCATCAAAATAGATCTCGGCGTAACACTCGTCCGAGGCGATGATGAAGTCGTGCTTGTCGGCGAGCTCAAGCAGCCTGGCGAGTGTCGCGACATCGGCGACGGCGCCGGTCGGGTTGCCGGGGCTGCATAAATACAGCAGCTGGCAGTCATCCCAGTCTGCCTCGCTGACGGCATCAAAGTCGGGCAGGAAGTTTGTCTCGACCGTGGTGTTCAAAAAATACGGGGTCGCCCCGGCGAGCAGGGCCGCGCCTTCATAGATCTGATAAAAGGGGTTCGGCATCATCACGCGCACAGACTCGCCAGGTGTCACCACGGCCTGGGCAAAGGCAAACAGGGCCTCGCGGGTGCCATTGACGGGCAGCACGTGGCGGGCGGCATCGAGCAGACCATCGGCCAGTTCGAAGCGACGATTCAACCAGCCAACGATGGCCTCACGAAGTTCATCGCTGCCGCGCGTCAGCGGGTAGTTCGCGAGCGTGTGCAGGTGGCTGATAATGGCCTCGCTAATGAACGACGGTGTCGAGTGTTTCGGCTCACCGATCGATAGCGCAATGTGCGCCTTATCGGTGGCAGGCGTGACCCCTGCCTTCAATGTGGCAAGCTTTTCGAACGGGTAGGGCTGGAGTCGGTCGAGATTCGGGTTCATGCAGGGAAAGCCTGATATGACAGTCGTCGTGATTATAGGGTATGGTAAGGCAGTTTATGTTATTGAATTTACGGCGTGTAGTATAAGTCATTGGCCTATGGCATCCAACTCACAAACCCACTCGCTGGCGGTCGTCGCCCTGTTGATCTCCTCCACCCTATGGGGAGTTATCTGGTATCCGTTGCGCCTGCTCGAGGGGCAGGGCCTGGATGGGCTGACAACGAGCCTGGTCATGTTCCTGGCCGCATCGTTGATAGGGCTGCCGTGGCTGAAAGGGCTGGGTCGGGCCTGGGCTGAGCAG
Proteins encoded:
- a CDS encoding DCC1-like thiol-disulfide oxidoreductase family protein yields the protein MPDKEILLVYDKECPVCNNYCQRLRIREAAGELKLVDAREPGEIMDEITAYGLDIDQGMVLKMGDALYYGADAIHMLSLIGSPSGLFNRLNYWLFRSKAVSKTLYPVLRLFRNVLLKLLGRTKINNLQVDGDDKF
- a CDS encoding VOC family protein, which produces MTKAMTKGTHHIGLTVSKLEESAAFFTSLLGWKEVKRNNEYPAIFVSDGSIMVTLWKNQEQPPAAFDKNSNIGLHHVAFAVESESDLSRVYDKLVKNDVKIEFSPELIGEGPAKHMICYEPSGIRVEFTWPGC
- a CDS encoding formate/nitrite transporter family protein translates to MSYLEPTEFVTKMVDAGESKVYMSTKDTLIRAFMAGATLGLAAVFAITVAVKTGSPLTGAILFPVGFIMLYLMKFDLLTGVFTLVPLALFDKRPGVTVSQVFRNWGLVFLGNFAGALTVAFMMSFILTYGYNTDGGALAAKVGSIGESRTLGYKSHGLEGWITIFIRGMLCNWMVSMGVVGAMISSSASGKIMAMWMPVMLFFFMGFEHSIVNMFLFPFSMIMGGGFTISDYFIWNEIPTVLGNLAGGLLFVGLPLYYTHVKTSPNRSV
- the dapC gene encoding succinyldiaminopimelate transaminase — its product is MNPNLDRLQPYPFEKLATLKAGVTPATDKAHIALSIGEPKHSTPSFISEAIISHLHTLANYPLTRGSDELREAIVGWLNRRFELADGLLDAARHVLPVNGTREALFAFAQAVVTPGESVRVMMPNPFYQIYEGAALLAGATPYFLNTTVETNFLPDFDAVSEADWDDCQLLYLCSPGNPTGAVADVATLARLLELADKHDFIIASDECYAEIYFDEAQPPLGLLQVAAQLGRADFSRCIVFHSLSKRSNAPGLRSGFVAGDEQIIQQFLKYRTYHGCAMPPATQAASIAAWDDEAHVKHNRALYREKFAAVLEILSPVLDVTMPDAAFYLWARTPDSHSDTEFTRGLFETQNVTVLPGSFLSRDTETGNPGAGYVRMALVAPLDECLDAAKRIRSYIESCLAVIPARF
- the dapE gene encoding succinyl-diaminopimelate desuccinylase, whose translation is MSHSDTLELAIDLVSRDSVTPEDKGCQQVMIARLEAIGFKVERLHFEDVDNFWARRGDSAPLLGLAGHTDVVPTGPLDNWHSHPFKPEIRDGHLFARGAADMKGSLAAMVTACERFVANHPNHKGSIAFLITSDEEGPSINGTVKVIETLEARNEKMDYCIVGEPTATNQIGDVIKNGRRGSLNATLTVHGSQGHVAYPQLAANPVHLAAAALAELTSEHWDDGNEFFPPTSFQVSNIHAGTGVTNVIPGDLEVVFNFRFSTEQTETSLRERVEAILKKHELDYTIEWTLSGNPFLTAAGALVDATRESIKEVIGIDTELSTTGGTSDGRFIAPTGTQVLEFGPRNATIHKVNECVSVEDLDTLSACYERILEKLLG
- a CDS encoding HTTM domain-containing protein, whose amino-acid sequence is MSLDMAIRLTEILMGFAFAQQSIEHLMAQAGERRLFIPRLLLAVLLIIGFQTAWVAVLLLLLGLAILQRFQGPYNGGADRMSLLILCCLCLVYVAPTPLWQEMAFGYLALQLVLSYFISGWVKVVNPEWRSGRALCDVFQFSAYPVSESIRQWSTSPRLLFSMSWGVMLFELLFPLSLLSTTSLGIALILASGFHFANACLFGLNRFFWIWIAAYPSILWFQQRIFQ
- a CDS encoding bifunctional protein-serine/threonine kinase/phosphatase translates to MSSRLKISVGQHSDKGRKEINQDFHGVYIPKDPLLTSKGIAIALADGISSSDVSQIASEAAVKGFLEDYFSTSETWSVRKSAQCVLMATNSWLHSQTQQSLHRYDKDRGYVCTLSAIVIKSTTAHILHIGDSRVYRLRGDILEPLTEDHRHWISSDKSYLSRALGINQQLEIDYQALPIDKGDIFLLVTDGVYEYADSTFIIKAINENEADLDAAAKVIVAGAYEKGSTDNLTTQIIRVDDLPKQDANEIFQQLTELPFPPILEARSSFDGYQIIREVHASSRSHIYLAVDTETDSQVIIKTPSIDLRDDPAYLERFLMEEWIARRINSAHVLKPCAQTRQRNYFYIVTEFIDGQTLTQWMIDHPKPDVETARGIIEQIARGLFAFHRMEMLHQDLRPENIMIDSTGTVKIIDFGSTRVAGLMEITSPIEQNNILGTAQYTAPEYFLGEPGTPRSDMFSLAVIAYQMLSGRLPYGAHAARARTKAAQRKLAYNSVLDDEREIPAWFDETLRKAVHPDPYKRYEELSEFLFDLRHPNKEFLNRTRPPLMERNPVLFWKGVSFILTAIIAILLINK
- the dapD gene encoding 2,3,4,5-tetrahydropyridine-2,6-dicarboxylate N-succinyltransferase is translated as MSDIQNIITEAFERRADITPRSVETHVKEAVMEAIHLLDSGEARVAEKKGGDWVVNDWLKKAVLLSFRIEDNDFMKGGFTNYYDKVPSKYADYNSRDFRESGVRVVPPATARRGSYIAPSTVLMPSYVNIGAYVDSGTMVDTWATVGSCAQIGKNVHLSGGVGIGGVLEPVQAAPTIIEDNCFIGARSEVVEGVIVEEGSVISMGVYIGQSTKIFNRATGEVSYGRIPAGSVVVSGNLPSKDGSYSLYCAVIVKQVDEKTRGKVGINELLRDI
- the cynS gene encoding cyanase, producing the protein MTRNEVTELVITQKLRKQLTWPQLAESIGLSKEWTTAALLGQMTLNAEQAATIGGMLELPAEAIEQLQVVPYKGSLPTAIPTDPLIYRFYELVNVYGTTFKELIHEEFGDGIMSAIDFNMDLKREADPNGDRVNITMSGKFLPYKSY
- a CDS encoding ArsC family reductase; its protein translation is MTTVYGIPNCDTVRKARKWLDAQGIAFDFHDFRKDGLDQKQLKAWVKELGWEVLLNKRGTTWRKLPDAKKDNIDEKKAIAIMLAEPAIIKRPVLDTGKQRHVGFSEAMYKELFS